A DNA window from Aquarana catesbeiana isolate 2022-GZ linkage group LG01, ASM4218655v1, whole genome shotgun sequence contains the following coding sequences:
- the DIRAS2 gene encoding GTP-binding protein Di-Ras2: MPEQSNDYRVVVFGAGGVGKSSLVLRFVKGTFRESYIPTIEDTYRQVISCDKSICTLQITDTTGSHQFPAMQRLSISKGHAFILVYSVTSRQSLEELKPIYEQICQIKGDVESIPIMLVGNKSDETQNRELESSEGEAIAKKWKCAFMETSAKMNHNVKELFQELLNLEKRRTVSLQIDGKKSKQQKRKEKLKGKCVVM; this comes from the coding sequence ATGCCAGAACAAAGTAATGATTACAGAGTAGTGGTGTTTGGAGCAGGAGGAGTCGGTAAAAGTTCCCTTGTCCTAAGGTTTGTGAAAGGCACATTTCGAGAAAGTTACATCCCGACAATCGAAGACACCTACAGACAAGTGATAAGCTGTGATAAAAGCATATGTACTTTACAAATTACAGACACCACTGGAAGCCACCAATTTCCAGCTATGCAGCGCCTGTCTATATCAAAAGGACATGCCTTCATTTTGGTTTATTCTGTGACCAGCAGGCAATCCCTTGAAGAACTGAAGCCAATCTATGAACAAATTTGTCAGATTAAAGGGGATGTTGAAAGCATCCCTATAATGCTGGTTGGAAATAAAAGTGATGAAACACAAAACAGAGAACTGGAAAGCTCCGAAGGAGAAGCAATAGCAAAAAAGTGGAAATGtgcctttatggagacatcagccAAGATGAACCACAATGTGAAAGAGCTGTTTCAAGAGCTGCTAAACCTTGAGAAACGCAGGACTGTGAGCCTCCAGATAGATGGCAAAAAGAGCaaacagcaaaaaagaaaagaaaaattgaaagGGAAATGTGTGGTTATGTAA